In Bdellovibrio sp. GT3, one genomic interval encodes:
- a CDS encoding transporter substrate-binding domain-containing protein: MKFWFVGVILLILSAPSGVVLAAERQEVSVGAYGFAPYYDMEKGRGIINDVLKQLNDMQKDFEFKLLEIPSRRRYQSFTERKIDMIFFEDPRWSWKGIEHYSLPLKIDDSEVYIAHRKRAKKQSYFHKLEGKRIAGIVGYHYRFAEFKTDEQFLRSKFDIILVNHNQATVRMVLNDRVDVGVVPLSYIRQYLRENPEKNDEILIGDKVDQDYDLRLIANPKAVISKERLTKLVEGLVKKPSYKDLF, encoded by the coding sequence ATGAAGTTTTGGTTTGTTGGAGTCATTCTTTTAATTCTTAGTGCCCCTTCCGGAGTGGTGTTGGCGGCCGAGCGCCAGGAGGTCTCTGTTGGGGCCTATGGGTTTGCTCCTTACTACGATATGGAAAAGGGTCGCGGAATTATTAATGACGTCTTAAAACAGCTGAACGACATGCAAAAGGATTTTGAGTTCAAATTATTGGAGATTCCAAGTCGCCGCCGCTATCAAAGTTTCACTGAACGTAAAATAGACATGATTTTCTTCGAAGATCCTCGATGGAGCTGGAAGGGGATTGAGCATTACTCCTTGCCATTGAAGATTGATGACTCTGAGGTTTACATAGCTCATCGCAAACGGGCGAAAAAACAAAGTTACTTCCATAAATTGGAAGGTAAAAGAATTGCCGGCATCGTGGGTTACCATTACCGTTTTGCTGAATTTAAAACGGACGAGCAGTTTCTTCGTTCCAAGTTCGATATCATTCTGGTGAATCACAATCAGGCCACGGTAAGAATGGTGCTGAATGATCGCGTGGACGTGGGGGTTGTGCCGCTATCCTATATCCGTCAGTATTTGCGCGAAAATCCTGAAAAGAATGATGAGATTCTAATTGGAGATAAAGTTGATCAGGATTATGACCTGCGCCTGATTGCAAACCCCAAGGCGGTGATTTCCAAAGAACGGCTGACCAAGTTAGTGGAAGGTCTGGTAAAAAAACCTTCTTATAAGGATCTGTTCTAA
- a CDS encoding DUF2388 domain-containing protein, whose translation MKKFVTLFMVLAFVSTSFAGRGHGGHHGGGRGGHHGGGHHGPPPRHGGGSDDAGLIAAIFLSVSGVLLTSSTACDSSQSCAYKQIIADSKDDAALYVATEGEVKGVKLVRSLELLRNMAPEVASSDMELAYEIINW comes from the coding sequence ATGAAAAAATTTGTTACTCTGTTTATGGTTCTGGCTTTTGTATCCACTTCATTCGCGGGTCGCGGGCATGGCGGTCACCATGGTGGTGGTCGCGGCGGACATCACGGTGGCGGTCATCATGGTCCTCCTCCACGTCATGGTGGTGGCAGCGATGATGCCGGTTTGATTGCAGCTATCTTCTTGTCTGTGTCTGGCGTTTTGTTGACGTCATCAACTGCGTGCGACAGTTCTCAGTCTTGTGCTTACAAGCAAATTATCGCGGACTCCAAGGATGATGCGGCTTTGTATGTTGCTACTGAAGGTGAAGTGAAGGGCGTGAAATTAGTGCGTTCTTTGGAACTTCTGCGCAACATGGCTCCAGAAGTAGCGAGCTCCGACATGGAACTCGCTTATGAGATCATCAACTGGTAA
- a CDS encoding glutathione peroxidase encodes MEHSLPNFTVKDSAGRDISLEKYKGQVVLVVNVASKCGFTPQYKGLEEVYEKFKDQGFVILGFPCNQFGSQEPGSNEEIQQFCSLNYGVQFPVMGKVDVNGSDTAPLWKWMKESAPGILGTELIKWNFTKFLIGKDGRVIKRFAPKDEPQDLVADIQKALS; translated from the coding sequence ATGGAGCACTCTCTTCCCAATTTCACGGTAAAAGATTCCGCCGGCCGGGACATCTCTTTGGAAAAATACAAAGGCCAAGTGGTCTTGGTTGTTAATGTTGCCAGCAAGTGCGGCTTCACTCCCCAATACAAGGGCCTTGAGGAGGTCTACGAAAAATTCAAGGACCAGGGCTTTGTGATTCTGGGGTTTCCCTGCAATCAGTTTGGCTCCCAAGAACCGGGAAGCAATGAGGAGATTCAACAATTCTGCTCATTGAACTATGGCGTGCAATTTCCGGTCATGGGGAAAGTGGATGTCAATGGCAGCGACACCGCTCCCCTCTGGAAATGGATGAAGGAATCAGCCCCGGGAATTCTTGGCACCGAACTAATCAAGTGGAACTTTACAAAGTTTTTAATAGGTAAAGATGGCAGGGTCATAAAAAGATTTGCACCCAAGGATGAACCCCAGGATCTGGTTGCAGACATCCAAAAAGCCCTCTCCTAA
- a CDS encoding aspartate kinase encodes MKPLIVQKYGGATLADPEKIKAVSARVAKQAKDNSLIVVVSAMGKTTNSLIDLASQVSAHPQRREMDMLLTVGERISMSLVSMALNDQGCKAISFTGSQAGIFTDDSHVNAFIKDVKAFRVEEALKSEKVVILAGFQGVSPTTKEITTLGRGGSDTSAVAMAAAFNAERCEILKDVPAVFSADPNIVKAAKPLQELNYDQLMEMTFWGAKVLHYRSVELAKIRDVTLYIGPASNKTSDGTLVKKGLNMFESCKALSLNSHETVLEIKSQEKNTAKALKQLQTLFEEKQIAFPQLLHCEINKDHAEILLTGPQEIMGAVKREIQSQKNFSLHPQDYSTVTLTCTGATSPEIPQQVLEKMDKAQLQAHKLIMSAMSVTVVVDATTRKETIDALHALI; translated from the coding sequence ATGAAGCCCCTTATCGTGCAAAAATACGGCGGAGCCACACTTGCTGATCCAGAAAAGATCAAAGCCGTCTCCGCGCGCGTGGCAAAACAAGCCAAGGACAATTCTCTGATTGTCGTGGTAAGCGCCATGGGCAAAACAACAAATTCATTGATTGATTTGGCCAGTCAGGTTTCCGCTCACCCTCAACGCCGCGAAATGGACATGCTCCTGACCGTTGGCGAACGTATCAGCATGTCCCTGGTTTCAATGGCCTTGAATGATCAAGGCTGCAAGGCGATCAGCTTTACCGGCAGCCAAGCAGGAATCTTCACAGATGACTCTCACGTCAATGCCTTCATCAAGGATGTTAAAGCGTTCCGCGTGGAAGAAGCTCTTAAGTCGGAAAAAGTTGTCATCCTGGCAGGATTCCAAGGTGTTTCACCAACGACCAAGGAAATCACAACTCTGGGTCGCGGTGGTTCTGATACATCGGCCGTTGCCATGGCAGCCGCGTTCAATGCTGAACGCTGCGAGATCCTGAAGGATGTTCCGGCTGTATTTTCAGCTGATCCGAACATCGTAAAAGCGGCAAAGCCGCTGCAAGAATTGAATTATGATCAACTGATGGAAATGACCTTCTGGGGCGCCAAAGTTCTGCACTATCGTTCTGTGGAACTGGCAAAAATTCGTGATGTCACTTTGTACATCGGGCCCGCTTCCAATAAAACTTCTGACGGCACTCTCGTTAAAAAAGGATTGAATATGTTTGAGTCCTGCAAAGCCCTTTCTTTGAACTCCCATGAAACAGTCCTGGAAATCAAATCCCAGGAAAAAAACACGGCAAAAGCTTTGAAGCAACTGCAGACACTATTCGAAGAAAAGCAAATCGCTTTCCCGCAACTCTTGCATTGTGAAATCAATAAAGATCACGCTGAAATTCTGCTGACTGGTCCGCAGGAGATCATGGGAGCAGTGAAGCGCGAAATACAAAGTCAAAAGAACTTCAGTCTGCACCCGCAGGACTACTCTACTGTAACACTGACTTGCACAGGTGCGACCTCACCGGAAATCCCACAACAGGTTCTGGAAAAAATGGACAAGGCGCAACTGCAAGCGCACAAGCTGATCATGAGTGCCATGAGCGTCACTGTCGTGGTGGACGCCACCACAAGAAAAGAAACTATCGACGCTCTTCATGCTTTGATTTAA
- a CDS encoding lytic transglycosylase domain-containing protein, whose protein sequence is MRRTLLAAFITFHASAMAFANTKPVVTQPTALSLKEKLKSLTARSTHVQSDNLIFDLPVTYNKQVSKWVSHYQVKGNKWFREWLQRSYKYMPFIQAELRKANMPTDLAYMVMIESGFSPHAVSTAAAVGPWQFIEPTGVRYGLSKNWWLDERRDLHKSTTAAIKYMKDLYEEFGSWYLVAASYNMGENGLRRQIKKYGTKDYWTLIKLSALPVETQEYVPKILAAMLISKAPNLYGFRDLEKMDPLEYETVYVPGGTELNSLADHLGVTRKSLKDLNAELYLGYIPRQVAKHAIRVPKGASNMTSNFASRSQSVY, encoded by the coding sequence ATGAGAAGAACGTTGCTCGCTGCTTTCATCACATTTCACGCGTCTGCTATGGCTTTCGCAAATACCAAGCCTGTCGTCACTCAACCGACGGCACTCTCATTAAAAGAAAAGTTGAAATCGCTGACGGCACGATCCACGCACGTCCAATCCGACAATCTGATTTTTGATCTTCCGGTCACCTACAACAAGCAGGTCAGCAAGTGGGTTTCCCACTATCAGGTCAAAGGCAACAAATGGTTCCGAGAGTGGCTGCAACGTTCCTACAAATACATGCCCTTCATTCAAGCCGAACTTAGAAAAGCCAACATGCCGACGGACCTTGCCTACATGGTGATGATCGAAAGCGGCTTTTCTCCTCACGCGGTCAGCACAGCCGCGGCCGTGGGCCCTTGGCAGTTTATTGAACCGACAGGTGTAAGATACGGTCTGAGTAAAAACTGGTGGCTTGATGAACGCCGCGACTTGCACAAAAGTACAACGGCGGCCATTAAATACATGAAAGACCTCTATGAGGAGTTCGGTTCTTGGTATTTGGTGGCAGCAAGTTACAATATGGGCGAGAACGGTCTGCGCAGACAGATTAAAAAATACGGCACCAAGGATTACTGGACGCTCATTAAACTTTCTGCACTTCCTGTTGAAACTCAAGAGTACGTGCCAAAGATTCTTGCAGCCATGTTAATTTCGAAAGCTCCAAACCTCTATGGCTTCAGAGATCTGGAGAAAATGGATCCGCTTGAGTACGAAACAGTTTATGTACCTGGCGGCACCGAGCTCAATTCACTTGCAGATCACCTGGGCGTCACAAGAAAATCACTAAAAGATTTGAATGCTGAGCTGTATCTAGGATACATTCCTCGTCAGGTTGCAAAGCATGCCATTCGTGTTCCCAAGGGAGCTTCGAATATGACATCCAACTTTGCAAGCCGCTCTCAATCCGTTTATTAG
- the flgF gene encoding flagellar basal-body rod protein FlgF: MSVKGVYTALSGAMAQSTKLDTIANNLANVNTPAFKRDQQLFQEYLTANEKPPEVIQVPRDVASIESFYNMQGGDKSYVDTKGTFTDFSQGGLKPTGNTFDVAIDGKGFFEVATPGGVKLTRAGNFSLDGNGQLVTKDGHPVLRADAAGGADPASRVFRFEPNGGAVNIADNGDVFQGGNNLGKLSLVNVTDPDSLQKMGSSLYGFKPNMNAEVNNIANPSVRQGFLETSNVNVVQEMTDMIQTNRVFESTQKAISVYDQMAEKMVNVVGKVSP; this comes from the coding sequence ATGAGTGTAAAAGGCGTCTATACTGCACTAAGTGGAGCGATGGCTCAAAGTACAAAACTGGATACGATCGCCAATAACTTGGCGAACGTGAACACGCCTGCATTTAAGCGGGATCAACAGCTATTCCAGGAATATCTGACGGCCAATGAAAAGCCACCTGAAGTTATTCAGGTTCCCCGTGATGTGGCTTCCATTGAAAGCTTCTATAATATGCAGGGTGGCGACAAAAGCTACGTCGATACCAAAGGTACGTTCACAGACTTTTCTCAGGGCGGTCTAAAGCCCACAGGTAACACATTTGATGTCGCGATTGATGGCAAAGGATTTTTCGAAGTTGCCACCCCCGGTGGTGTGAAACTGACTCGTGCCGGAAATTTTTCATTGGATGGCAATGGACAATTGGTCACTAAAGATGGCCACCCGGTGCTAAGAGCTGACGCTGCCGGTGGAGCTGATCCTGCTTCTCGTGTCTTTCGTTTTGAGCCTAATGGTGGTGCCGTGAATATCGCAGATAATGGTGATGTTTTTCAAGGCGGCAACAATCTGGGGAAACTTTCTCTGGTGAATGTGACGGATCCGGATTCCTTGCAAAAAATGGGAAGCTCTCTTTATGGCTTCAAACCCAATATGAATGCGGAAGTGAACAATATTGCAAACCCAAGCGTTCGTCAGGGTTTCCTTGAAACTTCAAATGTGAACGTGGTCCAGGAAATGACGGACATGATTCAGACCAACCGTGTTTTTGAAAGCACGCAAAAGGCTATCTCAGTTTATGACCAGATGGCTGAAAAGATGGTCAACGTAGTAGGTAAGGTTTCGCCTTAG
- the flgG gene encoding flagellar basal-body rod protein FlgG has translation MIKSLNTAATGMAAQQTNMDVIANNIANSSTAGFKKSRAEFEDLMYQTQKEPGAATGMNSVSPNGVQTGLGVRTAAIQKDFENGSAQVTKNPFDLQVEGAGFFRVMTPDGEVAYTRDGSFKKDPTGRLVDKNGNTLQPEITIPINTSGVEITPSGEVRTVVGTGDAPQVVGNIDLTNFVNPAGLKAMGKNLFMQTPASGQPVTSRPGLNGTGYLAQGQIESSNVNIVDEMVNMITAQRAYETNSKVIQASDQMLQSINNLR, from the coding sequence ATGATTAAGAGTTTGAATACAGCGGCTACGGGGATGGCGGCGCAACAGACGAATATGGATGTTATTGCCAATAATATTGCCAACTCCTCGACGGCGGGTTTTAAAAAGTCCCGTGCTGAATTTGAAGACTTAATGTATCAAACTCAAAAAGAGCCGGGTGCGGCGACGGGTATGAATTCAGTTTCTCCGAATGGTGTACAGACCGGTTTGGGTGTGCGTACAGCGGCTATTCAAAAAGATTTTGAAAATGGTTCCGCTCAGGTGACAAAAAACCCATTTGACCTTCAAGTTGAAGGCGCGGGTTTCTTCCGCGTGATGACTCCGGATGGTGAAGTTGCTTACACCCGTGATGGTTCATTTAAAAAAGATCCAACGGGACGCCTGGTTGATAAAAACGGAAACACATTGCAGCCGGAAATCACTATTCCAATCAATACCTCAGGAGTTGAAATCACTCCTTCCGGTGAAGTTCGCACTGTGGTTGGCACGGGCGATGCCCCTCAAGTGGTTGGAAATATCGATTTAACAAACTTTGTAAATCCAGCAGGTCTGAAAGCCATGGGTAAAAACCTGTTCATGCAGACACCGGCAAGCGGTCAACCTGTGACGTCTCGTCCAGGTTTGAATGGAACGGGCTATTTGGCGCAAGGTCAGATTGAGTCAAGCAATGTGAACATCGTTGATGAAATGGTGAATATGATCACGGCTCAACGTGCTTACGAAACCAACTCCAAAGTGATTCAGGCGTCAGATCAGATGCTTCAATCCATTAACAACTTGAGATAA
- the flgA gene encoding flagellar basal body P-ring formation chaperone FlgA, which produces MKLLVAAFLMIGSQAFARPEVSIPATVEVSQRPLLRLGDVAVVKGASESLVAKLDAIVIREDARELLISQKLESKEVLKILRAEMENDDELRAAKPAFIIPSLVKVEFAKNPVSREEVQRKILNHLTARCSECEYKLTIQSTPVPANRSWDLDLTQMTTKGGFLVPIRDGDSRQIKWISGTIRVSKLTPVTKRLISQGERVTAQDLQMQMVDVTFAKDNGLRIEDATGQLAARALPVGTPVWTSDLQREPAAKRGQIVKAIIGDDSFEISANVQAEDTGFVGDAIKVKNLDTQKVLSAVIIEKGVVKLQ; this is translated from the coding sequence ATGAAGTTGTTGGTAGCTGCTTTCTTGATGATCGGATCCCAAGCCTTCGCAAGGCCTGAGGTTTCCATTCCGGCAACTGTCGAGGTTTCCCAGCGCCCTTTGTTGCGCTTGGGTGATGTGGCAGTGGTTAAAGGTGCAAGTGAATCCCTGGTGGCCAAGCTTGATGCCATTGTGATTCGTGAGGACGCCCGCGAACTTTTAATTTCTCAAAAATTGGAATCCAAAGAGGTTCTTAAAATTCTAAGAGCCGAGATGGAAAATGATGATGAGCTGCGCGCTGCAAAGCCCGCTTTCATCATTCCAAGTCTGGTTAAGGTGGAGTTCGCAAAAAATCCGGTTTCACGCGAAGAGGTTCAGCGCAAGATCCTGAATCACCTGACTGCGCGTTGTTCGGAATGTGAATACAAGTTAACGATTCAATCCACTCCGGTGCCGGCAAATCGCTCCTGGGATCTGGATTTAACGCAAATGACCACAAAGGGTGGTTTCCTTGTGCCGATCCGCGACGGGGACTCACGTCAAATTAAATGGATTTCCGGTACAATTCGCGTTTCGAAATTAACCCCCGTAACCAAGAGATTGATCTCACAAGGAGAGAGGGTCACTGCCCAGGATCTTCAAATGCAAATGGTGGATGTCACCTTTGCCAAAGACAATGGTCTTAGAATTGAAGACGCCACTGGCCAGTTGGCCGCTCGTGCACTTCCCGTCGGAACTCCAGTATGGACTTCTGATCTTCAACGTGAACCGGCAGCTAAGAGGGGACAAATTGTTAAAGCCATTATCGGCGACGACAGTTTTGAAATCTCTGCCAATGTCCAAGCGGAGGACACTGGCTTCGTCGGTGATGCTATTAAAGTTAAAAATCTGGACACTCAGAAAGTTCTGTCTGCGGTTATCATTGAAAAAGGCGTGGTGAAGTTACAATGA
- a CDS encoding flagellar basal body L-ring protein FlgH, with translation MMNTGKTPFIKFTAVMAIFTAMILATGCATVNDFVGSLSGDKEEVKPLEQISKAPKYSDSTNLRVPTDRQYKRMTKNRMEDESELQSNAGSAWVMEGQGAYLFAQNKMRREGDMVNVKLDGSAQKQVETKVSVIKDLLKQLEEQEKGTQAPLGNGLAANAEGGRAPAAAAPAPAAPAPAADGKDDALADVQNIPSKIVEKLADGNYRVKGQQPFMIGKREYKVILTGLLRPEDFNDEGITSGKLLDPQYDVVSIRRNTANE, from the coding sequence ATGATGAATACTGGTAAAACCCCATTTATTAAATTTACAGCTGTGATGGCTATTTTCACGGCGATGATCCTGGCGACGGGTTGCGCGACAGTGAATGACTTCGTTGGTTCCTTAAGTGGTGACAAAGAGGAAGTTAAGCCCCTGGAGCAAATCAGCAAGGCTCCAAAATATTCTGATTCCACGAATCTTCGTGTGCCGACGGATCGTCAATATAAACGAATGACGAAAAATCGCATGGAAGATGAATCAGAGCTTCAATCAAATGCGGGCTCCGCATGGGTGATGGAAGGTCAGGGCGCTTATTTGTTTGCACAAAACAAAATGCGTCGTGAAGGCGATATGGTTAACGTGAAGCTCGATGGTTCAGCTCAAAAACAGGTTGAAACCAAAGTCAGTGTTATCAAAGATCTATTGAAGCAGCTGGAAGAGCAGGAAAAAGGAACACAAGCGCCACTTGGCAATGGCCTGGCTGCGAATGCAGAGGGTGGTCGTGCCCCGGCGGCAGCAGCACCGGCTCCGGCAGCTCCTGCGCCTGCAGCGGATGGCAAAGACGATGCCTTGGCTGATGTTCAGAATATCCCTTCCAAAATTGTCGAGAAACTTGCCGATGGAAATTACCGCGTGAAAGGTCAACAGCCTTTCATGATCGGAAAACGTGAATACAAAGTGATCCTGACTGGGTTGTTGCGTCCCGAGGACTTCAACGACGAAGGCATCACTTCAGGAAAACTACTTGATCCTCAGTATGATGTCGTAAGCATCAGAAGGAACACCGCAAATGAATAA
- a CDS encoding flagellar basal body P-ring protein FlgI: MNKVFKIISLGMLLLVTSVEVAQAARLKDIASIRGVRENQLIGYGIVVGLKGTGDGKNEFMSKSMVRMFDKLGVKLENQDFTSKNVAAVIITATMPAFGKSGNPIDITVSAIGDASSLAGGTLLQSPLRAANDEVYAVAQGSIIIGGDPKDAHTTSGRIPNGATIERDMSADFASRKMYRLTLINPDFTTAARSVLTINKELGGHYASAKDSGTIDIITPFAYENRGVELLATIESIDINPDMKARVVVNEKTGTIVIGDKVKISKVAISHGSLAVKVSDGKKGTVDEKVAVLETGVSVGELVQALNKMGVTPKDLITILQSIKAAGALHGELDVL, translated from the coding sequence ATGAATAAAGTTTTTAAAATCATCTCTTTGGGAATGCTTTTGCTTGTGACTTCTGTCGAAGTGGCCCAAGCGGCACGTTTGAAGGATATCGCCTCGATCCGTGGTGTGCGCGAGAACCAGTTAATCGGATACGGTATCGTGGTTGGTCTTAAAGGCACCGGTGACGGCAAGAACGAATTCATGAGCAAGTCCATGGTTCGAATGTTTGATAAACTGGGTGTGAAGCTTGAAAATCAGGATTTCACCAGCAAGAACGTGGCTGCGGTTATTATCACAGCAACCATGCCAGCTTTCGGTAAATCGGGAAATCCGATAGATATCACGGTCAGCGCGATCGGTGATGCTTCATCACTGGCTGGTGGTACGCTATTGCAATCCCCACTTCGCGCAGCGAATGACGAAGTCTATGCAGTGGCTCAGGGGTCGATCATTATTGGTGGCGATCCGAAGGATGCGCATACGACTTCTGGCAGAATTCCAAATGGTGCAACCATTGAAAGAGATATGTCGGCCGATTTTGCGAGTCGCAAAATGTATCGTCTGACTTTGATCAATCCTGATTTCACCACAGCGGCGCGTTCAGTGTTAACCATCAACAAGGAACTGGGTGGTCACTACGCTTCGGCAAAAGACAGCGGCACGATTGATATCATCACACCGTTTGCTTATGAAAATCGCGGTGTGGAATTGCTTGCGACGATTGAGTCAATTGACATCAATCCGGATATGAAAGCGCGAGTGGTTGTGAATGAAAAAACCGGCACAATCGTGATCGGTGACAAGGTGAAGATTTCAAAAGTTGCGATCTCTCATGGGTCCCTTGCGGTGAAAGTGAGTGATGGCAAAAAAGGAACTGTCGATGAAAAGGTGGCAGTTCTTGAAACAGGTGTCAGCGTTGGGGAGTTAGTACAGGCTCTGAATAAGATGGGCGTCACGCCTAAAGACCTGATTACTATACTTCAGTCCATTAAAGCAGCGGGTGCTTTGCATGGAGAACTCGACGTCCTATGA
- a CDS encoding rod-binding protein produces the protein MMIRRSMISFLSFFSTALRNLIKAPLGALLRQSSILAFFIASSIASQSWAEMMDVPLQQNPAVQAQVEAREKAVAAAAAAQAAAPAQAGVDRSNFKSLPSRFMGRPKQKPADEKLRDVSKMYEKHFLGEMMKAMRSTVHESGFIQVNQAEKIFREQLDGEYVDKWSEKGGIGLSNLIYDQLVDRYGAQLGIKKNQLKPMGPLALDDKSNFTARQFRHPGRSADSMSYRISRTAPPVAGAQAVQADENQVKAPWGGTLRAVRNLVDNQTMVEIEHDNGLKSQVVFKGQMSQIETGKKVQAGETLGILSSDAKSLYWTVEPDHSTGQQTVSE, from the coding sequence ATGATGATTCGTCGTTCGATGATTTCTTTTCTTTCTTTTTTTTCCACAGCACTGCGGAACTTGATAAAAGCTCCGCTGGGAGCCCTTCTTCGCCAATCCTCGATCCTTGCTTTTTTTATTGCTTCCTCGATTGCTTCGCAATCTTGGGCGGAGATGATGGATGTGCCGCTTCAGCAGAATCCGGCGGTGCAGGCTCAGGTGGAGGCGCGGGAGAAAGCTGTTGCTGCTGCTGCTGCTGCGCAGGCTGCGGCTCCGGCGCAGGCTGGTGTTGATCGAAGTAATTTTAAGTCTTTGCCTTCGCGATTTATGGGGCGGCCTAAGCAGAAGCCGGCTGATGAGAAATTGCGGGATGTTTCCAAGATGTACGAGAAACATTTTTTGGGTGAGATGATGAAGGCCATGCGCTCGACGGTTCATGAGAGTGGATTTATTCAGGTGAATCAGGCTGAGAAGATTTTTCGAGAGCAACTTGATGGTGAGTATGTTGATAAGTGGAGTGAGAAGGGCGGCATCGGTCTTTCCAATTTGATTTATGATCAATTGGTCGATCGTTATGGCGCGCAACTTGGAATTAAAAAAAATCAACTGAAGCCCATGGGTCCTTTGGCTCTGGATGATAAGAGTAATTTTACTGCGCGACAATTTCGTCATCCTGGTCGCAGTGCAGATTCAATGTCATATCGCATCTCGCGCACGGCACCTCCGGTTGCTGGTGCACAAGCGGTTCAGGCAGATGAAAATCAGGTGAAAGCCCCATGGGGCGGGACTTTGCGGGCTGTGCGTAACTTGGTGGATAACCAAACTATGGTGGAAATCGAGCACGACAATGGTCTAAAAAGTCAGGTCGTGTTTAAGGGGCAAATGTCTCAAATTGAGACAGGCAAAAAGGTGCAAGCTGGCGAGACCCTTGGGATTTTGAGCTCAGACGCAAAAAGCTTGTATTGGACGGTGGAACCAGACCATTCGACAGGACAACAAACTGTCTCAGAATGA
- the flgM gene encoding flagellar biosynthesis anti-sigma factor FlgM gives MKITHNKVGQNLNLTDAGKSDKAAGVAGNAASKINNAKADALTEAQAQNESTKVELSPRAQEAKRIKELAMNTPDVDEAKVAKFRDMIDKGTYKVDAKSIADRMVDEHLKF, from the coding sequence ATGAAGATTACGCACAATAAAGTAGGTCAAAATTTGAACCTTACTGATGCTGGTAAATCCGACAAAGCTGCAGGCGTAGCAGGGAATGCTGCAAGCAAAATTAATAATGCAAAAGCTGATGCATTGACTGAAGCACAAGCACAAAATGAATCCACGAAAGTGGAATTGTCTCCTCGTGCTCAAGAAGCAAAACGCATCAAGGAGTTGGCAATGAACACTCCGGATGTTGATGAAGCGAAAGTTGCGAAGTTCCGCGATATGATCGACAAAGGAACTTACAAAGTTGACGCTAAGTCTATCGCTGACCGCATGGTTGACGAACACCTGAAATTCTAA
- a CDS encoding flagellar protein FlgN, giving the protein MDVAVAERAFQKLEANLEELTKIYRTLLDLVRKEKEILIRADREALDENNSIKEELLYKLRAQDSLRSRYAMDLAGIVGGDVENPRLLELAQKMAFNPTAADRLRTQHSALDMLIKRITDINKANEEHAQTALSTLNGALDNIKETLSGKKTYEKKGGYKSGPQVSGNFVSKEA; this is encoded by the coding sequence ATGGACGTAGCAGTAGCAGAAAGAGCGTTTCAGAAGCTCGAAGCCAATCTTGAAGAACTAACAAAAATTTATCGCACTCTTCTTGATCTTGTTCGTAAGGAAAAGGAAATCCTGATCCGTGCGGACCGTGAAGCATTGGACGAAAACAATTCAATCAAAGAAGAGTTGCTATACAAACTAAGAGCTCAGGATTCCCTGCGTTCCCGTTATGCAATGGATCTTGCGGGTATCGTGGGCGGTGATGTTGAGAATCCTCGTTTGTTGGAGCTGGCTCAAAAAATGGCTTTCAATCCAACCGCAGCAGATCGTCTGCGCACTCAACACTCGGCATTGGATATGTTGATTAAACGTATCACGGATATCAACAAAGCCAATGAAGAGCACGCACAAACAGCTCTTAGCACCTTGAATGGCGCTTTGGATAATATTAAAGAAACTTTGTCCGGTAAGAAAACTTACGAAAAAAAGGGCGGTTACAAATCCGGCCCGCAGGTTTCCGGGAACTTCGTTAGCAAAGAGGCTTAG